From Deferrisoma camini S3R1, the proteins below share one genomic window:
- a CDS encoding IclR family transcriptional regulator — MTSPRYFTQSLAKGLKVLDAMARAGAPVTLSHVAEAVGVPASTAHRLLYTLEAEGYVERLPGTKEYRLTPNVLGLGFAFFQTSDLWQTAHPYLVKASRTHGETFNLAVLDGTDILYIDRVKTRRILSINLEIGSKLPAFCTSMGRVLLAARPAEQVREILARTDRSRFTGRTVTDTEEILRILEEVRRQGFAVNDGELAVELRSVAAPVRNRSGEVVAAVNLAVHASEYSSEDMRTRLAPVVREVAGEISQALGWRSGNAPS, encoded by the coding sequence ATGACTTCTCCCCGCTACTTCACCCAATCGCTCGCAAAAGGGTTGAAGGTCCTGGACGCGATGGCCCGGGCCGGGGCCCCGGTTACCCTCTCCCACGTGGCCGAGGCCGTGGGGGTGCCCGCCAGCACCGCCCATCGGCTTCTGTACACCTTGGAGGCCGAGGGGTACGTGGAACGACTGCCGGGGACCAAGGAGTACCGCCTCACGCCCAACGTGCTCGGCCTCGGGTTTGCGTTCTTCCAGACCTCGGACCTGTGGCAAACGGCCCACCCTTACCTGGTCAAGGCCTCCCGCACCCACGGTGAGACCTTCAACCTGGCGGTGCTCGACGGCACCGACATTCTCTACATCGATCGGGTGAAGACACGGCGGATCCTCAGCATCAACCTGGAGATCGGCTCCAAGCTTCCGGCGTTCTGCACCTCCATGGGCCGGGTGCTCCTGGCGGCCCGGCCTGCAGAGCAAGTCCGAGAAATCCTGGCCCGTACGGATCGGTCGCGGTTCACCGGCCGCACCGTGACGGACACCGAGGAGATCCTCCGGATCCTCGAAGAGGTCCGGCGCCAGGGGTTTGCGGTGAACGACGGGGAGCTCGCGGTGGAGCTCCGATCGGTGGCCGCCCCGGTGCGGAACCGGTCGGGCGAGGTGGTGGCCGCGGTCAACCTGGCCGTGCACGCATCGGAGTACTCGTCCGAGGACATGCGCACCCGCCTCGCCCCGGTGGTGAGGGAGGTGGCGGGGGAGATCTCCCAGGCCCTGGGCTGGCGCTCCGGGAACGCCCCGAGCTGA
- a CDS encoding BKACE family enzyme, with protein sequence MEKLVITIAPTGSIPTRDTTPHVPITPEEIVADCVRCVEAGASVCHVHVREPDGRPSTRFDLFRQVAEGLRARTDAVLQISTGGRAGSAFEERSERLELRPEMASLTTGSVNFPEGVYANPRDLVERLAGRMKELAIKPEMEIFDVSMVEGALDLARKGLAEPPLHFNFVLGLKGALPATPKNLLHLVETVPAGSTWTVSGIGRAQLPMAVHAILMGGHVRVGLEDNIYYAKGVLARNVDLVERVVRLARELGRPVATPAEARRILGLGSGGAAAGSG encoded by the coding sequence ATGGAGAAGCTCGTCATCACGATCGCGCCCACGGGGTCCATCCCGACCCGCGACACGACCCCCCACGTGCCGATCACCCCCGAGGAGATCGTGGCGGACTGCGTCCGCTGCGTGGAGGCGGGGGCCTCGGTCTGTCACGTGCACGTGAGGGAGCCGGACGGGCGGCCGTCCACCCGGTTCGATCTGTTCCGGCAGGTGGCCGAGGGGCTCCGCGCCCGCACCGACGCCGTGCTCCAGATCTCCACGGGGGGGCGCGCCGGCAGCGCGTTCGAGGAGCGGTCCGAGCGCCTCGAGCTTCGGCCGGAGATGGCCTCGCTCACCACCGGGTCGGTCAACTTCCCCGAGGGGGTGTACGCCAACCCGCGGGACCTGGTGGAACGGCTGGCCGGCCGGATGAAGGAGCTCGCCATCAAGCCCGAGATGGAGATCTTCGACGTGTCCATGGTGGAGGGGGCCCTGGACCTGGCCCGCAAGGGGCTTGCCGAGCCGCCGCTCCACTTCAACTTCGTGCTGGGCCTCAAGGGGGCGCTGCCGGCCACGCCGAAGAACCTCCTCCACCTGGTGGAGACCGTCCCCGCCGGGAGCACCTGGACCGTATCGGGGATCGGCCGGGCCCAGCTACCCATGGCCGTGCACGCGATTCTCATGGGCGGCCACGTCCGGGTGGGCCTGGAGGACAACATCTACTACGCAAAGGGGGTGCTGGCGCGGAACGTGGACCTGGTGGAGCGGGTGGTGCGCCTGGCCCGGGAGCTGGGCCGGCCCGTGGCCACCCCGGCCGAGGCGCGCCGGATCCTCGGGCTGGGCTCCGGCGGGGCCGCCGCCGGGTCTGGATAG